CCAACAGCGCGCAGTACGGGGCGTACACGGTCCACTGGTACTGGATCGGCGCCATCCCGGCCATGGTCTTCCTCGGCCTGGTGATGATGCCCTTCTACTACGGCAGCAAGGTGCGCTCGGTCCCCGAGATGCTCCTCCTGCGCTTCGACAAGTGGGCGGTCGTCATGGTCGTCGTGTCCCTCTTCACGGCCCCCAAGCCCACCGCGGAACTCCAGGGCCTCGTCTACGGCACGACCTCACCCGGCATGACCGAGGCCCCGCCGCCGGCGACGACGCCTGGTACCGCCGGCCGGCCCTGCTGGGCTGGGGCGCAGTCGTCCTGGCCGCCGCCTGCTACATCCCGTTCTCGTTCTAGCCGCGGAAGGATAGAGGAACCATGTCCGAGCACTCCGAACACGACGTCCAGCGGGAAGTCACCGATCTCCAGGCCAAGTCCGCCACCGCGGCCCGCATCTTCGACCTGCGCCGCATCATCGGCGGCCTGTTCGTCCTCTACGGCGTCATCGTCACGATCGCCGGCATCAATCCGTCCGACGCCACGCTCGACAAGGCCGAGGGCGTCAACATCAACCTCTGGACCGGCCTGGCGATGCTGGCCCTCGGCATCTTCTTCCTGACCTGGCTGAAGCTGAGGCCGATGGCCCCGCCGCCGGAGGAATCGGACCCGGAGTAGCACCACGGGGCTGTGCCACGCGATGCCGACCGCGGGCCCGTCGTGGCCGGTCGCGCAGTTCCCCGCGCCCCTAAAAGCCCGACGCACCCGCAGCCGCCGACGGCGCGAAGGGGCCGGGGTGGGGGGTGTCCGCCCGCAGCGGCCGGCGTCCGAAACCGAGCACTGTTCAAGGGACCGAGCCGCCGGACCGAGGACGGACACCCCCCACCCCGGCCCCGACCCAAAGCCGCACCGCAGGCGATACAGGGGCGCGGGGAACTGCGCAAAAAACGCCCGCCCCCACCAACCCGCACAGGCCGCCGCAGGCACAGGCACAGGCACCCGCACGCGTCACGGCCCCACCGTGGGCAACCCTCCCACCGGCCCCGCCCGGTCCAGCAACCCCGTCCGCGCGGCCAGCGCCGCCGCCTCCAGCCGGGACCCCACCCCCAGCTTCATCAGCACCCGCTGCACATGGGTCCGAGCAGTGGACGGAGCTATCCCCATCCCCGCCGCGATGAGCCGCGTGTCCTCCCCGTCGGCCACCCGCACCAGCACCTCCACCTCCCGAGGCGTCAGCATCTGAAGCAGCCGCTGCCCTTCGTCATCGGGCTGGGCCGCGGGATTGAGCAGCTCACTGAACGCCCCCTGCAGCAACTGCGGAGCGACCGCCGCCTCCCCCGCCCGAGCCTTCATGATCGCCCGCTCGACCCCCTCGATGCGCTCGTCGTGCCGCACATAGCCGGAGGCCCCCGCGGCGAACGCGGCGGCGATCCCGCGAGGACTCGGCACCGGTCCGAGGACCAGTACCGCCACCTGCGGCCGTTCGCGCTTGATCTTCACGATCGGATCGAACATGCCCGGCTCGGCAGGCGTGGCCGTCCCCATCAGGCACACCTCGGGCGCCCGGCTGATCACCAGCTCCGCCGCCCCCGCGGCAGGCGCCGCCGCCGCGAGCACCCGGTGCCCGCGCAGTTTCAGTGCCGAGGCCAGCGCCTCGGCGAGCAATCGGTGGTCGTCGACCACCATGAGCCGAACTCCCATCGAGCAACCCCCCAGTCCCCCCAATGGATCCGCGTGAATGCCCCACTATGGATGCCCCGCTTGTGGACCCCGTTTGTGGATGTCCCACTATGGATGCCCACTGATCCCACGGACAGGGGCCCCCTCCCGGCTCCCCCGCCCTTCATGCCCCCGGAAGCTACACGCTTGTTCGACGTTGCGCTTCCCCTACTGGTGAGAAG
This is a stretch of genomic DNA from Streptomyces sp. NBC_00285. It encodes these proteins:
- a CDS encoding helix-turn-helix transcriptional regulator: MGVRLMVVDDHRLLAEALASALKLRGHRVLAAAAPAAGAAELVISRAPEVCLMGTATPAEPGMFDPIVKIKRERPQVAVLVLGPVPSPRGIAAAFAAGASGYVRHDERIEGVERAIMKARAGEAAVAPQLLQGAFSELLNPAAQPDDEGQRLLQMLTPREVEVLVRVADGEDTRLIAAGMGIAPSTARTHVQRVLMKLGVGSRLEAAALAARTGLLDRAGPVGGLPTVGP